The genomic stretch GGCGCTTACAAGGTGAAGCTTGGGGCGCATCAGCCGGCGGCCGATGCACATGCCGGACACGGACACTAAGGAGCCCCCACCATGTTTGATCGACTCATTCGGCTCTCGCTGGAGCAGCGCCTCGTTGTGCTGCTCGCAACCATCCTTGTGCTGCTGGCCGGACTGCTGGTCATGCGGCAGTTGCCGGTGGATGTGTTTCCGGATCTGAACGCGCCGCAGGTTACGATTCTGGCCGACGCGCACGGCATGGCTCCTGAAGAGATCGAGACACTGGTAACATTTCCGATTGAAACGGCGATGAACGGGGCTACCGGTGTGCGCCGCGTACGCTCTTCCATTGCACCGGGCATGGCCAGTATCTGGGTGGAATTTGAGTGGGGAACGGAAATCTTCCGGGCGCGACAGATTGTCGCCGAAAAGCTGCAGTCGGTGCTGGGTCAACTTCCTCCCGCGCTGGATCCGCCTGTGTTAGCGCCCGTCTCCTCGATTATGGGTGAGATTTTGCTGATCGGTGTGGAGAGTGATTCCCTCTCTCCTATGGAACTGCGCGCGTTCACGGACAACGTGCTGCGTCGCAGGCTGCTGGCGATACCCGGCGTGGCGAACGTGCTGCCGATTGGCGGGGAGCGCAAGCAGTATCAGGTTGTGGTGGATCCTGACCGTCTGGCAGCCTATGGGATCAGCCTGGACGAACTCGTGAATGCCGTGGAGAAGAGCACGCAGAATTCGACGGGCGGAACGTTTGTTGCCTCGGGGCAGGAATATCTGATACGCGGTGTGGGCCGGGTTCGGGACATGAGCGACCTTCGCCGTGCAGTGGTGGCCATGCGCAATGGACAGCCGGTGCTGGTGGAGCAGGTTGCCGATGTGCAGACAGGAGCCGCGCAGATTCTGGGCACGGCATCCGTCAACGCCAAACCAGCCGTCATCATGTCGGTGCAGAAGCAGCCCAATGCCAATACGCTGGACTTGACCAAGCGCATTGACCAGGCCCTGGTGGAGATGAAATCGCTGTTTCCGGCGGACGTCAAAGCCAACGCCAGTGTTTTTCGCCAGGCGGATTTCATTGAACTGGCGGTAGACAATGTTGTCGAGGCGCTGCGAGACGGGGCGATTCTCGTAACCATTATCCTCATTCTCTTTCTCGGACATCTGCGAACGACAGTGATCAGCTTGACCGCCATTCCGATCTCATTGCTGATCACGATGTTGATGATGCGGGTGCTGGGATTAACCATCAACACGATGACGCTGGGCGGCATGGCGATCGCGGTGGGTGTTCTGGTAGATGACGCGATTGTATACGTGGAAAACGTTTTCCGCCGGTTGCGACAGAACCGTCTGAAATCCGCGGAGGCGCAGCGGCCTGTATTCGACGTAATCTTTGAGGCTTCGCGGGAAATCCGGCAGCCGATGGTGGTGGCAACGGTGATCATCATCGCGGTCTTCCTGCCGTTGTTTTTCCTGAGCGGTTTGGAAGGCCGCCTGCTCAGGCCATTAGGCCTGGCGTTTGTCATTTCCGTGTTCGCGTCGCTACTCGTCGCCGTGACCATTGTCCCCGCGTTGTCCTACTGGCTGCTGCCGTCGATGAAATCCCATCGGGTCGAGCAGGAGCCGTGGCTGGTGCGTAAGCTGAAAAAGGTGTATGAGCCGACGTTAAGGTTCACGCTGAATCACACGCGATATGTGATGGCCGGTTCGGCGGTGCTGCTGGTGATTGCAGGGTTTGTGTATGCAAGCCTTGGGCACAGTTTCCTCCCCGAGTTCAACGAAGGTTCCATGCTGGTGATTGTCACCACTCCTCCCGGCACAAGCCTGAAAGAGTCTACCGACTACGGGCAGTACGCGGAGAAGTTTTTGACGAAGCATCCGGCGGTGGTCGGGGTGATCCGCCGAACGGGGCGCGGAGAACTTGACGAGCACACCTTCGGCTCGAATGTGACGGAATTGGAAGCCCGGCTCAAACGCGGCGTGGACAAGGAGGAGGTCTTCAAGGATGTGCGATCCCGCCTGTCTGTGTTGCCGGGGGTGATCATTACCGTGGGCCAGCCGCTGACACACCGCATCGACCATATGCTGAGTGGGACGCAGGCGGCGATTGCGATTAAGCTGTTCGGCGATAACCTTTATGAACTGCGCCGGGTAGCCCAGGAGATCAAGACGGCGGTTAAGGACGTGGACGGGCTGGTGGATCTGTATGTGGAAACGCAGGTGGACATTCCGCAGCTTCGGATCGATATGGACCGCGAAGCGATGGCCATGTATGGGGTTCAGGTGGAAGATCTGGCCCATGATCTGGAGACGGCGTTCAATGGAGCGACTGTCGGGCAGGTGCTGGAAGGCCAGTACCCGTATGACCTGACGGTGCGCTTTACGGACGCGGCGCGGGACAATTCCGGGGCAATTGGCTCGGCTCTGTTTGCCACACCCGCCGGGCATCAGGTGCCGCTGCGGGAACTGACGCGTATTGAGCGGTCCACAGGACCGAATACCATCAGCCGGGAAAATGTAAGCCGGAAGATCGTGATCCAGGCCAATGCATCGGGCCGTGATGTGGGAAGCGTGATTGCCGACGTGAAAGCCCGCATTGACGAGCGGGTGAAGTTTCCCGAAGGCTACTTCGTGACCTACGGCGGACAGTTTGAAAGCGCACAGTCGGCCAACCGGATGATTCTGCTGTTGTCGCTGTTGTCTATCGGCGCAATCATCGTGCTGCTCTTCGTCGAATTCAAGAACTTCCGCGACGCGCTGCTGGTGATGGTGAACCTGCCGCTGGCGCTGATCGGCGGCGTAATTGCGATTCGCCTGACGGACGGCATTATCTCCGTGGCTTCGCTGGTGGGATTCATCACCCTGTTCGGTATTGCCGCGCGAAATGGCATTCTGCTGATTTCCCATTACCATACCCTGATGGATGCGGAAGGCATGTCCGTACGGGAGGCGATTACTCGAGGCAGCCTGGAGCGGATGAACCCGATTTTGATGACCGCGCTGTGTGCCGGTCTGGCGCTACTGCCGCTGGCGCTGGGAGGCGGACAGCCGGGCAAGGAGATCCAGACGCCGATGGCGATTGTGATTCTGGGCGGACTTTTGACGTCTACCGCGCTGAACATGGTCGTGATCCCGGCGCTGTACTACCGCTACGGGCACCGTCGATCCGGATCCGCGGTTCCTGCGAAAGGATAATCTGACCGTCGGCCCCGTTTGAGACGCTACGGATCATCACGCGCAAAGCCCCGGCCTCCCATAGGCCGGGGCTTCTATTCAGTTTGGGCTCACGCTATCCGGTAGGGTTCAAGGTCCCGCATCTTCAGATCCAGCCCGTTGCCGGGCCGGCTAAGATCCGGTTTCAGGCAGCCCTGCCGAGGCGGCGCGGCTCCGTCCATAAAGCGTTGTTCGATGCGAACGTGATCGTGAAAGTATTCGATGTGCCGGAATTGTGTGGCGGCGCACCCCAGCGGCACATGCAGGTAGGGGGCGCAGTGGGATGAGAGGGGAATCCTATACGCTTCGCACAGCGCAGCCACCTCGAGAAACCCTGTGGTGCCGCAGCGCGTAGCATCGGCCTGAAGCACATCCACCGCTCCGTCCTCCAGCAGGCGGCGAAAGTCTGTGATGTGATAGCCATATTCCCCTGCGGAAATCTCCATTCCTGCCGGGGCACGGTCCCGGATCAGCCGCAGGCCTTGATGATCTTGATGGTGCACAGGCTCCTCGAACCAGATGACGCCATCCTGTGCGAACGTTTCGGCCATGGCCAGCGCCTGTTTGCGCGAGTAGCCGCCATTGGCATCCACCATGAGTGACACGTCACGGCCAATCACCCTGCGGGCAAAGCGGACGCGTTCCGCATCGTCGGCTGGATGACGGCCGACTTTCATTTTGACGTGACGGATGCCATCGGCGGCCCAGCCCCCAAGCTGCGTTTGCATCTGCTCCGGGCTGTAGGAGGTGAATCCGCCGCTGCCGTAAATCTCTACCTTAGGGCGTGCCCGTCCCCATAGTGTCGCCAGTGGAACATTGAGGAGCTTCGCTTTGAGATCCCACAGGGCATTGTCCACAGCGGCCACGGCCATCATGGCCACTCCGGTCTCACCGTTGTTACGGATGGCGTTCCGCATCTCCAGCCACAGGCTCGGAATGTCCAACGCATCCGTCTCACGAAGGCGCGGCGCCAACATGGAACGAATCATATCAGCCGCGGCTGATGTCGCATACGTGTAGCCAAAACCTGTCTGTCCCGCAGCGCTCACCTGCACGGTGACCAAGGTTGTGCTGTCCCAAGCGTAGGTACCATCCGACTCCAGAGCGTCCGTCGGAATGGTGAAGGAGTGTGCAACGACGCTGACGATGGCACTTTCTACCCGGCGATGAGTCCGCAGGACACCGTTTGCAGACCGTACCGCGGAATTGTTCCGACGTCCAGGGCTCGCTATCTGCATCTTCCGTAATCTCCTCATCGTGAGCGTAGACATTTAATAGGTATACGCCACGAGCGGGATAAAATCTCCGACGATCCGTGAAAGTTGCGCCTTGGGCAGATGCAGCATACCGGGCACAACTACCACTCTCCTGATTAGAGAACTCTTATCCGCTTTTCGATGTGGCGGCAGCCGCCTCCCTTAGAGTGCGCACCCATTGTTACCTCACGTCGTCCTTAACTTGCTGCAGCAGCGCCAGAACATCGAATGAGTTGGATGCCTGACGAAGGCTGCCTTGGGTCTGGCGGTTACGAAGAAACTGCATGGCTTGGCTCATCCATACAAGGTATTGCTCGGACAAGTCAGCCGGGTACAAGGCCATGAAGATGGCGTGTACCGGGCCGTTTGTCTCCGCATCGCCGACACCGGCTTTCGCCAGACCGAAGGCGACACAGACCTGACGCACCGAGTCCAGCCGGGCATGGGGAACCGCGACATCTTCATTCAGGAAAGTCGAGATCTCGGCCTCGCGGGATTCGATGGATTCCAGCGCGTGCTCCAGATTCTCTTGCGGATACCGCCGAGTCATGGCTGCGACCAGATCGGCCATGACTTCGTGCTTTGTAACAGGTTTGTCCCAAACAATGACCGATGCAAGGCTGAATGCCTTTGCTAAATCATCCTTCCGAGGTGCAGGATACAACGGTTTCGACACTGCGAGATTGGATGCCGCGATCCTGCCGGAGTCCATTTCCGGCAGCCGCTCATCGAGGACCACAATTCGAAAGCCACTGCCCTCGGCAATCAGCCGCTCCACACTATTTCTGAATCTGAGCAGCCGCCTCCACCACCGATCAGGTCCCGGTCTTCCGATGACAATGTGCCCCACGCGGTATTCGCGGGCAAAGCGCAACACTGTTTCCACGACGCCCGCACCCTTGAACGTGAAGACCATGGCGCCGAGTTGGTTTGCCAGTGTAAGGGTTTCGGACAGCATGCGTTGCCGGGCTGCATCAATCTTCAGCGGGTCGTCTTTCGGTGTCTGGACGTGCACGGCGTACCAGCGGCGGTTCAGCCGCCCGGCGAGGCGTGAGCCATAGCGCAGAAGATGAGCGTTGTTGGTGCCCGAGGCGCTAAGACACACTAAGATTTGATCCGGTGCCACACGGGCAGGTTCGCCCGGTGTTTCCCGGCGCTTGAAATCGATCTGCGAGGCGGCTTCGCGCAGAGTCAGTTCGCGCAATTGCTCCAGATTCAGCGGCTTAAAGTAGTTTTCGCTGGCTAAGGCAATACGCTCTGGAGGATAGATCTTGCCGCTTTGCAGCCGTTTTAGCAGGTCCGCAGGCGCGAGGTCTACGTTAACGATTTCGTCGGCCTCCTTCAGCATCGCGTCGGGCAGACGCTCTGCGACGCGGACACTGACCATGCCCTCTACCGTGTTATACAGGCTCTCCAGATGTTGAACGTTCATGGTGCTGAT from bacterium encodes the following:
- a CDS encoding efflux RND transporter permease subunit — translated: MFDRLIRLSLEQRLVVLLATILVLLAGLLVMRQLPVDVFPDLNAPQVTILADAHGMAPEEIETLVTFPIETAMNGATGVRRVRSSIAPGMASIWVEFEWGTEIFRARQIVAEKLQSVLGQLPPALDPPVLAPVSSIMGEILLIGVESDSLSPMELRAFTDNVLRRRLLAIPGVANVLPIGGERKQYQVVVDPDRLAAYGISLDELVNAVEKSTQNSTGGTFVASGQEYLIRGVGRVRDMSDLRRAVVAMRNGQPVLVEQVADVQTGAAQILGTASVNAKPAVIMSVQKQPNANTLDLTKRIDQALVEMKSLFPADVKANASVFRQADFIELAVDNVVEALRDGAILVTIILILFLGHLRTTVISLTAIPISLLITMLMMRVLGLTINTMTLGGMAIAVGVLVDDAIVYVENVFRRLRQNRLKSAEAQRPVFDVIFEASREIRQPMVVATVIIIAVFLPLFFLSGLEGRLLRPLGLAFVISVFASLLVAVTIVPALSYWLLPSMKSHRVEQEPWLVRKLKKVYEPTLRFTLNHTRYVMAGSAVLLVIAGFVYASLGHSFLPEFNEGSMLVIVTTPPGTSLKESTDYGQYAEKFLTKHPAVVGVIRRTGRGELDEHTFGSNVTELEARLKRGVDKEEVFKDVRSRLSVLPGVIITVGQPLTHRIDHMLSGTQAAIAIKLFGDNLYELRRVAQEIKTAVKDVDGLVDLYVETQVDIPQLRIDMDREAMAMYGVQVEDLAHDLETAFNGATVGQVLEGQYPYDLTVRFTDAARDNSGAIGSALFATPAGHQVPLRELTRIERSTGPNTISRENVSRKIVIQANASGRDVGSVIADVKARIDERVKFPEGYFVTYGGQFESAQSANRMILLLSLLSIGAIIVLLFVEFKNFRDALLVMVNLPLALIGGVIAIRLTDGIISVASLVGFITLFGIAARNGILLISHYHTLMDAEGMSVREAITRGSLERMNPILMTALCAGLALLPLALGGGQPGKEIQTPMAIVILGGLLTSTALNMVVIPALYYRYGHRRSGSAVPAKG
- a CDS encoding enolase C-terminal domain-like protein, with protein sequence MQIASPGRRNNSAVRSANGVLRTHRRVESAIVSVVAHSFTIPTDALESDGTYAWDSTTLVTVQVSAAGQTGFGYTYATSAAADMIRSMLAPRLRETDALDIPSLWLEMRNAIRNNGETGVAMMAVAAVDNALWDLKAKLLNVPLATLWGRARPKVEIYGSGGFTSYSPEQMQTQLGGWAADGIRHVKMKVGRHPADDAERVRFARRVIGRDVSLMVDANGGYSRKQALAMAETFAQDGVIWFEEPVHHQDHQGLRLIRDRAPAGMEISAGEYGYHITDFRRLLEDGAVDVLQADATRCGTTGFLEVAALCEAYRIPLSSHCAPYLHVPLGCAATQFRHIEYFHDHVRIEQRFMDGAAPPRQGCLKPDLSRPGNGLDLKMRDLEPYRIA
- a CDS encoding PTS sugar transporter subunit IIA, translating into MPSTFLQMIRRSEQGRLKLYLGYAPGVGKTFLMLQEAHRLKQEGIDVAVGFVESHARSETAALVQGLEVIPRRRIEYRGITLEEMDTAAVLARHPQVALVDELAHTNPPGSKNLKRFQDVEDLLAAGIHVISTMNVQHLESLYNTVEGMVSVRVAERLPDAMLKEADEIVNVDLAPADLLKRLQSGKIYPPERIALASENYFKPLNLEQLRELTLREAASQIDFKRRETPGEPARVAPDQILVCLSASGTNNAHLLRYGSRLAGRLNRRWYAVHVQTPKDDPLKIDAARQRMLSETLTLANQLGAMVFTFKGAGVVETVLRFAREYRVGHIVIGRPGPDRWWRRLLRFRNSVERLIAEGSGFRIVVLDERLPEMDSGRIAASNLAVSKPLYPAPRKDDLAKAFSLASVIVWDKPVTKHEVMADLVAAMTRRYPQENLEHALESIESREAEISTFLNEDVAVPHARLDSVRQVCVAFGLAKAGVGDAETNGPVHAIFMALYPADLSEQYLVWMSQAMQFLRNRQTQGSLRQASNSFDVLALLQQVKDDVR